The sequence below is a genomic window from Salinispira pacifica.
AGTCCAATCTCCACCATGGCAAAACCGGCCTGCATAAAAAAGACCAGTGCTGCCGCCAGTGTCAGCCAGATCATATCCACAGCTGCCGCAACGGTCTCTGCAGTGAGATCCTGTGCGCTGAGAACGCCTGTGCTGAGAAGAAGGGCTATTACTACAAGAATTGCAGAAATGCGGAATTTCCCCTTCATACTTCCTCCTTTACGTTTCTGTTTCACCATCGCCCGGGATACCGGCGTATGGCGAATGTGAGCTGTACACATCCGGCTATTCCGAATGCCTCACGTTTACAGGATTGTATTTGTCATCTGTATTGCAGGAGGTGTGCCAAGTAATTGGCCTTATGTGAAATAAAAATGCGGAATCAGCTATCTTTTTGCAATGTTGGAAATTAGAAAAGCAAAAAAATGGAGCATAAAAATCGAATATGTAGTCTTTCTTGCTGTAATCTACAATAATGTAGGAATAAGCAACTAAAAATACATAAAAGTAGTTATAAGCATGTGTTGCGACATATTCGGCTGTCTTCACGGGTATAGAGAGGTATGGATCTGAAAAGGTGATGCAAAATGCTGGAGTGGGGCAGAAGTAATGACTCAGATTGTGGTTTCAGACAATACATGGCCCGGACCGGGTTAAAGATGAATGACCCGTCCGGGAGTAGAGTGTGGCAGAGAGGGTAAAAACGTATTATCGGTAGATTCTTGGGTCCACGTTGTGTTTTTTGACACGCAGGCCCATTTTCCGCTCTGTGAGATCCAGAAGCCGTGCGGCTTTGGCCATGTTTCCCTTGGTGGATTTCAGTGCGTCCTGCAGCAGTTCTCTTTCAAGTGAATCAAGCGCTTCCTGAAGCCCCTCGTTCAACCGGGTGCCGGTGGACTCGGCGGATTGGAGACTGGGAGGAAGATGGTGGGAGTGAATCACGTTATCTATGCTCAAAAGAACCGCCCGTTCAACACAGTTCTCCAGTTCCCGTACATTTCCGGGCCAGTGGTAGTTGGTGAGCAATTCTATGGCCGGGGTGGAGATCCGCCGAACGGTTTTCATGTTCTGTTTGTTGTATTTTGCGATAAAATGGTCTGCCAGGAGCAGAATATCACTCTTTCGATCCCTGAGGGGCGGGATATGTACGGGGAACACATTCAGGCGGTAATAGAGGTCTTCCCTGAATATGTTCTGATTCATTAAATCTTCCAGGTTCCGGTTGGTGGCGGCGATTACCCTCACGTTGGTGCGTATGGTATCGTTCCCTCCAACCCGTTCAAACTCTTTTTCCTGCAATACCCTCAGGAGCTTTACCTGTGTGGTGGGGGAGAGGTCGCCGATTTCATCCAGGAAGATGGTACCTCCGTTGGCCATTTCGAAACGCCCTTTACGGGTGGCAATGGCCGAGGTGAATGCTCCTTTTTCATGGCCGAACAGTTCGCTTTCTATTACTGTTTCCGGCAGGGCGGCGCAGTTTACCTTCACGAAAGGTTTTCCTGAGCGGTGGCTGTTGTAATGGATGGCGTGTGCCACAAGCTCCTTTCCCGTGCCGCTTTCTCCTCTGATAAGTACCGTGGCATCGGAACGGGATACCTGAGCGATCATATCGAATACATTCTGCATGGATTTTGAATTGCCGATGATGTTCGCCGGCTTGAAACGGTCCCGAAGTTCATCCTGCAGCCTCTGATTCTCCTCCATGAGAACCCGTTTTTCCTCCATGACGTCTCTGCGGATTTTTACCGCCTGGGCGAGCATGGACGCAATAATTGAGAGAAGACGGGTACGCTGTTCCAGAATGGTGTCGTTTTCCGGACTGGGGATATCCACGGAGAAGGCTCCGATTGTGGTATTGCCCAGTTTGATGGGAACGCAGAGAAACGCGTGCTCCTGCTCGGGGGTCTGGGCCCGTGCACCTGTCCGGTTGAGGAATTCAAGACTGTCTGAAATTTTCGGGATGATTTGAGGAATGCCCGACTCAACAACCTTACCGGTAATTCCTTCACCCAGCTGATACTGGCCTTTTTCTATCTCCTGATCACTGAGTCCGTAGGCAGATTCTATGAAAATCTCTTCCGTGTTGGTATCCAGCAGAGAAATTGTGCCTCTGAGCATACCGAATTCCTCACCCACGGCTTCAAGCACAGGGTCCACCACCTGCTTAATATCAAGACTCTGGTCAAGAATCTGACTGATGGAAAACAGGAGGGAAAGTTCTTCTAGTTGCTGTTCCGGAGACTCTGACATATGTGCGTTCACCTTTGTACCTCATCTTCCATACTACATAATTGTAAGAAATTGGGCAAGGGCATACTATTTTGAAGGGAGTTACACATCGGAAACAGAAGGGCTATTGCTCATCCTGGGAGTCATCGAAGAGTATCTGATACTCCTGCTGGCTGACGATGTTTTTTTCATCTCCCTGGGGAATTGTGGCGTTCAGGGAATCATCAATCTCCATCATATCCTCTTTTTGACCCCGGATAATCTGGGTGAAACGGGACACGTATTGCCGAATTTCGGAGGAGAAGGGAAGCTCTTCGCCGTTCAGATCCTGAAGAAGCAGAACCAGATCACGCTTGGCCAGATACAGATCTCTCAGATGCTTTTCCTGATTCACCAGGTGATCGTTCTTTCCCAGGGAGTTCATCAGGGTCTTCAGGGATTCGTCGCAAAACATAATATCTTCGATAATCTTATCCAGGAAGTATGATGGATCGATGCTCAGTGTACACCCTCTGCGCAGATCTCTGATTATCAGTGAAATAAAATATATATTGGCATCGTAATGAACTTGGGCGCTCACGGCTCCATACCTCTCTATGCAGCGGTTCTGCAGTGATCCGGATTCTTCCTATTGTATACTTCGGCGGAGAAGGGCCTCAGCTTGACAGCGAAAGCTGCGGCGTGGTAATTTTAGCCTCCCCGGAATCATTCAACATACAGATTCTGAAAGATTTCCGGGATGGGTGTAGATCATAAGTGCCTGTTCAACAGACAATTATGATAGTCAAAGATTCCGGCGGCACGGAAAGCCGGAGTTTTGAAGAATCACCTTATTATTCCCCGGTATGGGGAATATATCAATGCGAAAATCTGACATCCAAAACAAAGACAGAAAGGTAATACTTTTTGCCTCTTTGCCATTCCGACCGGCTTCAGAGCCGGTCCCCGGTCCATGGAATGGTCGATGTCACCGTCCGGATTCAGTCCGGCCGATGATTGGTCCGTGAGGAGGAACAATGCGCACATATGAAGCCGCCTGTGTATTCAAGGCGGAAGAAGAAAAGTATCAGGCTTCCCGTGAGGAAGTTCTGAAAGTACTGAAAGAACTGGGTGCCGAGTCAATAAAAGAACACGACATGGCGGTACGCACCCTGGCCTACCAGATTGAAGGTGAACTCCAGGCACATTACCTGGTGTTTGAATTCAAAATGGATCCCGCATCAGCACATCAGATTGAAGACCGGGTGAAATACTTCGACGATCTTCTGAGAATACTGGTAACCCGCCAGGACGACTAGGAAAAAACCGGAGGGCCCTATGGCTTCAGACCTCAATTCAGTAACACTGGTCGGGCGCCTGACCCGGGATGCTGAACTTAAATACAGCACCAACGGAACGGCAATAGCCCGATTTTCTATTGCAAATACCCAGAGCAGGAAAAGCGGTGATCAATGGACCGAAGAAAGCCACTTTTTCGATGCCGTGCTCCTGGGGAGACGGGCGGATGCATTGCAGCGCTATCTCTCCAAAGGACAGCAGGTGGTGGTGCTGGGTACTCTGCAGCAGAACAGGTGGCAGGATAAACAGACCGGTCAAAACCGCAGCAAGGTGGAAATATTGGTGAACGATATCCAGCTTGTGGGCAGCAGACCGGGCGGAGGACAGAACCAGGGCGGATATTCCAATCAGGGCGGAGGATATAACCAGAACTCCACCCAGGGGGGCGGATTTAATAATCAGGGTCCGGCGCCGGTGGATGACGGATTCGATGACGATATTCCGTTCTAAACAGGCATGATCAGCCTGAGTTTTCATTTGGAGGAAAAACATGAGCGATTCAAGAAATAACGATAGAAACAGTTCGGACGACCGGGATAACCGTCGTCCTCCCCGCCGCGGCGGCGGAAAGCCCTTCTTCAAAAAGAAGGTTGATAAAATCAAAACTCAGAACCTCACCGTGGATTATAAGCATCCTGAGGTTCTCAGACGTTTTGTAACCGAGAAGGGAAAAATTCTTCCCCGACGCATCACCGGAACCAGCGCAAAAAATCAGCGCCGTCTGGTCCGCGAAATCAAGAAAGCCAGATACCTGGCTCTTATTCCCATGGGATAATCTGTAAAAGTGACTCCCGATGGAAACCCCCGGAATGACCGGGGGCTGCTGAAACTACCCGGCGGCCCCGGTGGGTCGTCCGGGGAAAACGATCTAAAAACCGCCCTGATCAGCGGGGTGATTTCCGGTCTGCTGCTGGGACTGGGAATGATCAACATGCTGTTTATTGTTCCCCTCCAGTTTGCTGCAGCCAGACAGGGGATGAAAAGCTTCGGCTATGCCTTGCTTACATCGGCTGTTCTGGCAGGTATTATTCTGCTGATCCGGGGGCTTGAGCAGCCCCAACTGAGCGTCTATTTAAGTGCGGCGGGCATGCTGACGGGGCTTCTCCTGTTGAATTTCCGGAGGATCTCCACAGGCAGTGAAGATACAGGTCGAAGGTATGTAATTCTTCCCCTCTGGCTGAGGATAATGGCGGCTTCTGTTGCCACATCCGGTGGAATGGCCGCTGTGCTCTTTCAGTTCTCCAACGGGGGAGGGTGGGAGCAGCTGCTGCAGCTGTTATCCGGGGGGTCCTCTCAGGGGGATCTTCTGAATCAGCTGATGCCCGGAATGAACGGGGAACAGCTGCTGGAGCTTTCAAAACAGGTGATCTACCGGTCGCTGGGCCTGAGCTCACTGCTGGTTCTGCTTATCGGGGCCTCGCTGGGATTGCTCCTGGCCGGGGGTTCCTGGAAACTGCTGTTTATGCTCAGGCGGTTTTCCATGCCTCAGCAGTTTGTGTGGCTGTTTATCATGAGTCTCGGCGGACTGATGATCGCCGAGCGCCTTGTAGTTCTGCCCCTGGCGTATATCAGCTGGAATCTTTTTCTGATTTCCGGCCTATTGTATGTGCTCCAGGGTTTGGGGGTGATACTGCGTCTATCACAGACACGCCCCCTGTTGAGGGCAATGCTCCCCGGTTTATTCATTCTGGGGGTGCTTCTGCCGGGATTAAACGTGGTTTTTCTGGGAATGCTGGCATTATTCGGTATTTCCTCAATATGGATACATTATTCGAGTGGGACCGCCTCCGGCGGTTCGGCGGAATCCTGACGATCCTTTCGTTGATCGGATCGTCGGTATTCGAAGTGGCTGTGCACCATAGAGTGGATCAGGCGGTAGCGTACCCCTTCCGCGGGTGATGCAGTCAAAAGAATAAACTGATAAGGACAGGACAATGAAGGTAATATTGAATACTGACATTGCAAACCTTGGTGAAGAAGGCGATATCATCAACGTCTCTCCGGGATACGCCCGGAACTTCCTTCTCCCCAAGGGAATGGTTTCCATGTACAACAAGGCCAATCTGGCCGTACTGGAAAGTCGAATGAAAGCCATCGAGAAGCGAAAGGAAGAGAAGCGGAAGAACGCACTTTCTCTCAAAGAACGGATTAATGGCACAACTCTTACATTC
It includes:
- a CDS encoding sigma 54-interacting transcriptional regulator; translated protein: MSESPEQQLEELSLLFSISQILDQSLDIKQVVDPVLEAVGEEFGMLRGTISLLDTNTEEIFIESAYGLSDQEIEKGQYQLGEGITGKVVESGIPQIIPKISDSLEFLNRTGARAQTPEQEHAFLCVPIKLGNTTIGAFSVDIPSPENDTILEQRTRLLSIIASMLAQAVKIRRDVMEEKRVLMEENQRLQDELRDRFKPANIIGNSKSMQNVFDMIAQVSRSDATVLIRGESGTGKELVAHAIHYNSHRSGKPFVKVNCAALPETVIESELFGHEKGAFTSAIATRKGRFEMANGGTIFLDEIGDLSPTTQVKLLRVLQEKEFERVGGNDTIRTNVRVIAATNRNLEDLMNQNIFREDLYYRLNVFPVHIPPLRDRKSDILLLADHFIAKYNKQNMKTVRRISTPAIELLTNYHWPGNVRELENCVERAVLLSIDNVIHSHHLPPSLQSAESTGTRLNEGLQEALDSLERELLQDALKSTKGNMAKAARLLDLTERKMGLRVKKHNVDPRIYR
- the ssb gene encoding single-stranded DNA-binding protein translates to MASDLNSVTLVGRLTRDAELKYSTNGTAIARFSIANTQSRKSGDQWTEESHFFDAVLLGRRADALQRYLSKGQQVVVLGTLQQNRWQDKQTGQNRSKVEILVNDIQLVGSRPGGGQNQGGYSNQGGGYNQNSTQGGGFNNQGPAPVDDGFDDDIPF
- the rpsF gene encoding 30S ribosomal protein S6 — protein: MRTYEAACVFKAEEEKYQASREEVLKVLKELGAESIKEHDMAVRTLAYQIEGELQAHYLVFEFKMDPASAHQIEDRVKYFDDLLRILVTRQDD
- the rpsR gene encoding 30S ribosomal protein S18; protein product: MSDSRNNDRNSSDDRDNRRPPRRGGGKPFFKKKVDKIKTQNLTVDYKHPEVLRRFVTEKGKILPRRITGTSAKNQRRLVREIKKARYLALIPMG